One region of Scomber scombrus chromosome 10, fScoSco1.1, whole genome shotgun sequence genomic DNA includes:
- the LOC133987796 gene encoding zinc-binding protein A33-like yields MASDLYSEDLTCSICLNIFTDPVTLLCGHSFCRSCVTAVLNIQQHCPHCRTAVLTKSLPTSHILKSLAEKAKEAAKIKPGRTSETAEVAEWLCPEHDEKLKLFCITDQQLTCIICRDGEKHEGHKFKPIKEAATSVRHEIEKAIQTISADIHAIGSQANSQREEITKTREKSNQLMTQLCIQFEDMHQFLRNREDEIKNELKHKEEDDVEKMSKSLNAIETALSESRELEGKVSSVLEITDPEKFLQSWTEDYRMHPEHLFRPRAGDLQVVNTSLYLGPYESHLQFFIWKEMLQLIKPREERLSLQSNSANITVSDDGRSLFCNTNPQTTKTPKSFPFGNPHFSGFNTEFDQFASHDLYGSNRGFSHFKSPYTLGVPPASNGFNFGTASGPHTSPGQRDDVHFPSSSSKDHVVSVNKFTSGQHYWEIEVGQRNYWELGVKDHFLKYDGQKYTTCR; encoded by the exons ATGGCGTCTGACCTATACTCAGAGGATTTGACTTGCTCTATTTGTCTGAATATCTTCACTGATCCGGTGACTCTGCTCTGCGGCCATTCTTTCTGCAGATCATGTGTTACAGCTGTTCTGAACATACAGCAACATTGTCCACACTGTCGGACAGCTGTTCTCACAAAATCTCTTCCAACCAGccatattttgaaaagcctcgCTGAAAAGGCTAAAGAAGCCGCGAAAATAAAGCCAGGGCGCACAAGTGAGACAGCAGAG GTGGCTGAATGGTTGTGCCCTGAACATGatgaaaagctgaaactgttCTGCATCACAGATCAGCAGTTAACTTGCATCATATGCCGCGATGGGGAGAAGCATGAAGGGCACAAGTTTAAACCAATCAAAGAAGCAGCTACATCAGTTAGGCACGAGATTGAAAAGGCTATACAAACCATTTCTGCTGATATCCACGCCATAGGGAGCCAAGCCAACTCACAGAGggaagaaataacaaaaaccAGAGAGAAATCTAATCAGCTGATGACCCAATTATGTATCCAGTTTGAGGATATGCACCAGTTCTTAAGAAATAGAGAAGATGAGATAAAGAATGagctgaaacacaaagaggaagatgatgttGAGAAAATGAGCAAGAGCTTAAATGCTATTGAAACAGCTTTGTCTGAGAGCAGAGAGCTGGAGGGAAAAGTGTCATCAGTTCTGGAAATTACCGACCCTGAGAAGTTCTTACAGAGCTGGACTGAGGATTACAGAATGCATCCAGAACATTTGTTCAGGCCCAGAGCAGGTGATCTGCAAGTGGTGAATACCTCTCTTTATCTGGGGCCTTATGAAAGTCACCTACAGTTCTTCATATGGAAGGAGATGCTTCAGCTGATCAAACCCAGAGAAGAACGGCTGTCACTCCAAAGCAACAGTGCAAATATAACTGTGTCTGATGATGGGAGAAGTTTGTTTTGTAATACCAATCCACAAACTACCAAAACTCCAAAATCTTTCCCATTTGGAAATCCACATTTTTCTGGCTTCAACACAGAATTCGACCAATTTGCATCCCATGATTTGTATGGCTCCAACAGAGGATTCAGTCATTTCAAATCCCCCTATACTCTTGGTGTACCTCCAGCCTCTAACGGTTTTAACTTCGGCACAGCATCTGGCCCCCACACATCTCCTGGACAGCGTGATGATGTTCATTTCCCATCTTCCTCAAGCAAAGACCATGTAGTCAGTGTTAACAAGTTCACCTCAGGGCAGCATTACTGGGAAATAGAGGTTGGACAAAGAAACTATTGGGAACTAGGGGTAAAAGATCATTTCTTAAAATATGATGGCCAAAAATATACCACCTGTAGGTGA
- the LOC133987273 gene encoding nuclear factor 7, brain-like, whose protein sequence is MASASYTEDLSCPICLTIFADPVILPCGHSFCRECITVSLKSQHQCPQCRATVPTEENNLLTNHILKSLAEKVKENEKLKNEYRHDKEVAEWLCPEHDEKLKLFCITDQQLTCVICRDGEKHEGHRFKPIKEAAAAVTQELTTFLQQVLSDTPTIESTAKTQREEITKTKEKSHQLMTQISSKFEEMHQFLRKREEEIKNELKHKEEDDVEKMSESLNAIETALSENRELEGKVSSVLEITDPEKFLKSWTEDKTVVTAKSSFRPRGNTLKVVNTSLYLGPYESHLQFFMWKEMLQLIKPREERLTVQSNSANVTVVSQLSSGQHYWEVEVGQREYWEVGGQNSFLKFDGQNYYDSHQNKVLAFAGRPQKIGIYLNCESKELSFYDADGMTHIHTMLPGSMPVSAYFKMAINRNPRIVCWY, encoded by the exons ATGGCTTCTGCTTCTTACACTGAAGATTTGAGTTGTCCTATCTGTCTGACTATCTTCGCTGACCCAGTAATCCTTCCCTGTGGTCACTCATTCTGCAGAGAATGCATTACTGTCTCTCTGAAGTCACAGCACCAGTGTCCACAGTGTCGGGCAACTGTTCCAACCGAAGAGAACAATCTTCTAACCAACCACATTTTGAAAAGTCTTgctgaaaaagtgaaagaaaatgagaagctGAAGAATGAATACAGACATGATAAAGAG gTGGCTGAATGGTTGTGCCCTGAACATGatgaaaagctgaaactgttCTGCATCACAGATCAGCAGTTAACTTGTGTCATATGCCGCGATGGGGAGAAGCATGAAGGGCACAGGTTTAAACCAATCAAAGAAGCGGCTGCAGCTGTTACGCAAGAGCTGACTACATTTCTGCAACAGGTTTTGTCAGATACACCTACCATAGAGAGTACAGCCAAAACACAGAGggaagaaataacaaaaaccAAAGAGAAGTCACATCAGCTGATGACCCAAATCAGTTCCAAGTTTGAGGAGATGCACCAGTTcttaagaaagagagaagaagagataaagaatgaactgaaacacaaagaggaagatgatgttGAGAAAATGAGCGAGAGCTTAAATGCTATAGAAACAGCTTTGTCTGAGAACAGAGAGTTGGAGGGAAAAGTGTCATCAGTTCTGGAAATTACAGACCCTGAGAAGTTCTTAAAGAGCTGGACTGAGGATAAAACCGTGGTGACTGCCAAGAGCTCATTTAGACCCAGAGGAAATACTCTCAAAGTGGTGAATACCTCTCTTTATCTGGGGCCTTATGAAAGTCACCTACAGTTCTTCATGTGGAAGGAGATGCTTCAGCTGATCAAACCAAGAGAAGAACGGCTGACAGTCCAAAGCAACAGTGCAAATGTAACTGT TGTCAGTCAGTTGTCCTCTGGACAGCACTACTGGGAAGTTGAGGTTGGACAAAGGGAGTACTGGGAAGTAGGGGGACAAAACTCTTTCCTCAAGTTTGATGGCCAGAACTATTATGACTCCCATCAAAACAAAGTCTTGGCATTTGCAGGCAGACCACAAAAAATCGGGATTTACCTCAACTGTGAGTCAAAGGAGCTGTCTTTCTACGATGCAGACGGCATGACACATATTCACACTATGCTCCCTGGTTCCATGCCAGTGTCAGCATATTTTAAGATGGCAATAAATCGTAACCCTCGGATAGTGTGTTGGTactga